A single window of Anaerocolumna chitinilytica DNA harbors:
- a CDS encoding ABC transporter permease produces MNLKVRKKLRHLNRYIPLYLMMLPGVIYIIINNYIPMLGLRIAFKQYNYTKGISASKFVGFKNFEFLFKTKDAFVITRNTLCYNAAFIILGTVLAIAVAILLNDIKAVRLKKIYQTIILIPFLISMVVVSYLAYAFLSSDSGFINNSILIPLGIKPVPWYSSPKYWPFILTIVHLWKGFGYTSIIYFATLAGIDKGYFEAAAIDGASRWQQIKHVTLPCLKPTIITLTLMSIGRIFYSDFGLFYQVPLNSGLLVDVTNTIDTYVYRGLITLNNVSMASAAGFYQSVVGFILVLTANFVVKKLSEENALF; encoded by the coding sequence ATGAATCTTAAGGTAAGGAAAAAATTAAGACACCTCAATCGGTATATCCCGTTATATCTGATGATGTTACCAGGTGTCATATATATCATCATCAATAATTACATACCTATGCTTGGCTTGCGAATCGCTTTTAAACAGTATAATTATACCAAAGGTATTTCAGCAAGCAAATTTGTGGGATTTAAAAATTTTGAATTTCTTTTTAAAACAAAAGATGCTTTTGTAATAACCAGAAATACCTTATGCTACAATGCTGCTTTCATTATTTTGGGAACAGTGTTGGCTATAGCGGTTGCTATATTATTGAATGATATTAAAGCAGTCAGATTAAAGAAAATCTATCAAACCATTATCTTAATTCCTTTTTTAATATCAATGGTAGTGGTCAGTTACTTAGCTTATGCTTTCTTAAGTTCGGACTCAGGCTTCATCAATAATAGTATTCTGATTCCTCTTGGAATAAAGCCGGTACCCTGGTACTCATCACCAAAGTATTGGCCGTTTATTTTAACAATAGTGCATCTGTGGAAAGGCTTTGGTTATACCAGCATTATTTATTTCGCGACCTTAGCCGGTATCGATAAGGGATATTTTGAAGCAGCAGCGATAGATGGTGCTTCCAGATGGCAGCAAATCAAACATGTTACACTTCCTTGTTTAAAACCTACAATCATAACCTTGACCTTGATGTCAATTGGACGAATCTTCTATTCGGATTTCGGATTGTTCTATCAGGTACCCTTAAACAGTGGGTTATTAGTTGATGTAACCAATACAATTGATACCTACGTATACCGAGGTTTAATTACGCTAAATAACGTGAGTATGGCATCGGCAGCAGGATTTTATCAGTCTGTGGTCGGTTTTATTTTGGTACTGACAGCGAATTTTGTAGTGAAAAAATTAAGCGAAGAAAATGCACTATTCTAA
- a CDS encoding nitroreductase family protein, with translation MTSENFIQVNQYKCIKCGLCVKVCRGTLGMGEHGPEVVDNFCIACGHCVAVCPNGALDHKLAPLANQVLLEAPSILNADMAAHFLRSRRSVRSFQRKRIPRETIQELLAIAPFAPTACNSQGVSYHVVDDSVTLKGITAAIADWAKEDLRNGVLGKSPWSENTANTIQRYFQYGEDTILRDAPCLIIATADNSSFHLGRDNTHFALAYTQLYAPSLGLGTCWSGLFEYCAGAGYEPLLQLLKLPEGRSVTGAIIAGYPNYTFKRLVDRDPLQITWQ, from the coding sequence ATGACATCAGAAAATTTCATCCAAGTGAATCAGTATAAATGTATAAAATGCGGCCTTTGTGTGAAGGTCTGCCGCGGTACTCTCGGTATGGGAGAACATGGTCCAGAGGTAGTTGATAATTTCTGTATAGCCTGCGGGCACTGTGTGGCTGTTTGCCCTAATGGTGCCCTGGACCACAAGTTGGCACCACTGGCTAATCAGGTCTTACTTGAAGCACCTTCCATACTGAATGCCGACATGGCAGCTCATTTTCTCCGTTCCCGGAGATCAGTTCGTTCATTCCAAAGAAAACGCATTCCGAGAGAAACCATTCAAGAGCTCCTTGCTATTGCACCTTTTGCACCTACCGCCTGCAACTCTCAGGGTGTATCATACCACGTCGTAGATGATTCAGTTACCTTAAAAGGAATCACAGCTGCAATTGCGGATTGGGCAAAGGAAGATTTAAGAAACGGCGTCTTAGGAAAATCCCCCTGGTCGGAAAACACTGCAAATACAATCCAGCGCTATTTCCAATATGGAGAGGATACGATATTACGGGATGCGCCCTGCCTCATCATCGCAACGGCGGATAACAGCAGCTTTCATCTCGGCAGAGACAATACCCATTTTGCACTTGCCTATACCCAGCTTTATGCACCTTCTCTTGGATTAGGTACCTGCTGGTCCGGTTTGTTTGAGTATTGTGCTGGGGCTGGGTATGAGCCTTTGCTTCAACTCTTAAAGCTTCCTGAAGGCAGAAGTGTTACAGGCGCAATAATTGCAGGATATCCCAATTACACATTTAAACGGCTGGTAGATAGAGATCCCTTACAGATAACCTGGCAGTAA
- a CDS encoding pectin acetylesterase-family hydrolase: MKIKNKVLKRILIALSIVIVLFIMLLAILFIFFIKRPTHINDFSKTEVNKWNKITLSSPVKSGDGSEYYLLTKRGNSNKWIIFFSGGGMNWDVNSTAAPITISSILRGKALTYFNNIPFYKLNTMGGILEADNKRNPFNDWNIIYIPYSTGDFHIGNNTVTYQKNDITHSSYHNGRTNVLASLDWFFSNAEHPDKLFICGESAGGFGAAFWTPYIAEKEPDTQIFEYSDSSYITTNRWKDIINTYWNADFKNNFGYEPQADLITAAFSYDAAAYPNITFLQSNTLYDNLLINFQKRLNGVWKGDSEYKDIWSKQMLISMKKLAETYKNYNYFITDYSLDPKKGTTPHTLSVANSFYDAKEEEISLCDWLYNTVENGLQQRVGTKFLP, encoded by the coding sequence ATGAAAATAAAAAATAAAGTACTGAAAAGAATATTGATAGCGTTATCCATTGTTATTGTGCTCTTCATTATGCTATTGGCAATATTATTTATCTTCTTCATCAAAAGACCAACACATATCAATGACTTCAGTAAAACAGAAGTAAACAAATGGAACAAAATAACCTTATCCAGTCCGGTGAAATCAGGAGATGGCTCAGAGTATTACCTGCTGACCAAAAGAGGTAACAGCAACAAATGGATTATCTTCTTTTCGGGCGGCGGAATGAATTGGGATGTAAATAGTACGGCTGCACCTATTACTATTTCCAGTATACTTCGTGGGAAGGCACTTACCTACTTTAACAATATTCCATTTTATAAGCTCAATACCATGGGCGGAATCTTAGAAGCGGACAACAAAAGAAATCCGTTCAATGACTGGAATATTATCTATATTCCTTACAGTACCGGCGATTTTCATATCGGGAATAATACTGTGACATATCAAAAAAATGATATAACCCATTCTTCTTATCACAATGGAAGAACCAATGTTCTTGCGTCCTTAGACTGGTTTTTTAGTAATGCAGAACATCCGGATAAATTATTCATATGCGGTGAAAGTGCCGGAGGCTTTGGAGCCGCTTTCTGGACGCCGTATATTGCTGAGAAGGAACCAGATACACAGATCTTCGAGTATTCTGACAGCTCCTATATTACAACGAATAGATGGAAAGATATTATTAATACCTATTGGAATGCTGATTTTAAAAATAACTTTGGTTATGAACCTCAAGCAGATTTGATTACAGCGGCCTTTTCTTACGATGCCGCTGCATATCCCAATATAACTTTTTTACAGTCAAATACCCTATATGACAACTTGCTCATAAACTTTCAGAAGAGATTGAATGGAGTTTGGAAGGGTGATTCAGAGTATAAAGATATATGGTCGAAACAAATGCTTATCTCAATGAAAAAATTAGCAGAAACTTATAAGAACTATAACTATTTTATAACGGACTACTCACTTGACCCTAAGAAAGGAACAACCCCTCATACTTTAAGTGTTGCAAACAGCTTTTATGATGCAAAGGAAGAGGAAATCAGTCTTTGCGATTGGTTATATAATACTGTAGAGAATGGTTTGCAACAGAGAGTAGGAACGAAATTTCTTCCGTAA
- a CDS encoding TetR/AcrR family transcriptional regulator, producing the protein MRKKDDEKERSIKEAVIKLILEEGFHGASISKIAKMAGVSPATVYIYYQNKEDMLQNIYNEYSEDIFDYLLSCVDLKMDGQQLIEILIRSYYNYIIQNKEIFSFVEQFSNCPSLVNSCSGKKGVCHIYSLIEDMKNKQIIKNYRYDNLLAIIFYPVKAIAADNHKSEEERAELLKEMIIIIQDAVLIH; encoded by the coding sequence ATGAGAAAAAAAGATGATGAAAAAGAAAGAAGCATAAAAGAAGCGGTAATCAAACTCATACTTGAGGAAGGTTTTCATGGTGCTTCTATCTCAAAAATCGCGAAGATGGCTGGGGTTTCACCGGCAACCGTGTATATCTATTATCAGAATAAAGAAGACATGCTCCAGAATATATATAATGAATATTCTGAAGACATTTTTGATTATTTACTTAGCTGTGTTGACTTAAAGATGGACGGGCAGCAGCTCATTGAGATACTCATTCGAAGTTATTATAACTATATCATTCAAAATAAGGAAATCTTTAGTTTTGTAGAGCAGTTTTCCAATTGTCCCTCCCTGGTTAACAGCTGCTCAGGAAAAAAGGGAGTATGTCATATTTACAGCCTGATTGAAGATATGAAGAATAAGCAGATCATTAAGAATTACCGTTATGATAATCTGTTAGCAATAATCTTTTATCCGGTCAAAGCCATCGCAGCTGATAATCATAAAAGCGAGGAAGAGAGAGCTGAATTATTAAAGGAGATGATTATAATCATACAGGATGCGGTACTAATACATTAG
- a CDS encoding SDR family oxidoreductase — MENSGHIMIDSKELAGKRVLVTGGTKGGMGEAIVKRLTKAGATVITTARSAPDELKDSELFIQVDISTPEGTNKIVEYILERFGGVDILVNNVGGSSTPTGGVLKQTDTDWQRTFDTNLFAAVRLDRGLLPPMIKQGYGVILHITSIQRRFPGENTMAYSAAKAALANYSKALATELAPKGIRINSVAPGFTETKAAERLIERMAQERECDYKNARQALMDSLGGIPIGRTARPEEVAELVAFLVSDRASYIVGAEHTIDGGIVRTL; from the coding sequence ATGGAAAATTCGGGCCATATAATGATTGATTCCAAGGAACTGGCCGGCAAACGCGTTCTTGTTACCGGCGGGACAAAGGGCGGCATGGGGGAAGCGATTGTTAAACGTCTTACCAAAGCCGGAGCAACCGTCATCACAACTGCCCGCTCAGCCCCGGATGAATTAAAGGATTCTGAGTTATTTATTCAGGTAGATATCAGCACGCCTGAGGGTACTAATAAAATTGTGGAATATATACTTGAGCGCTTTGGAGGTGTAGATATTCTTGTTAATAATGTGGGAGGCTCTTCAACCCCGACTGGCGGCGTTCTAAAGCAAACCGATACAGACTGGCAGCGAACCTTCGACACCAATTTATTTGCTGCAGTTCGTTTGGACCGCGGATTGCTGCCACCAATGATAAAGCAAGGCTATGGTGTTATCCTTCATATCACCTCCATACAGCGAAGATTCCCCGGAGAAAACACAATGGCCTATTCGGCGGCCAAAGCAGCTCTTGCAAACTATAGCAAGGCTCTTGCAACAGAACTAGCTCCTAAGGGCATCCGCATAAACAGTGTTGCCCCCGGCTTTACAGAGACAAAAGCTGCCGAAAGACTCATCGAGCGCATGGCACAGGAACGTGAATGCGACTATAAAAACGCCCGGCAAGCTTTGATGGACTCTCTTGGCGGTATCCCAATAGGACGTACAGCACGCCCGGAGGAAGTAGCAGAACTTGTTGCTTTTCTGGTATCCGATCGTGCTTCCTATATTGTTGGTGCCGAGCATACAATTGACGGCGGCATTGTCCGCACACTTTAA
- a CDS encoding nuclear transport factor 2 family protein, translating to MKNDNFQSSKPANISFQELSKNVPDSKVISLPQPIAAYYHASDTYDAALLAACFAENAILVDEGEEYHGAKAVSEYILKANKDANVMTDITNCAEKNGMTVVTATISGDFDGSPVPLDFYFTLANDKIKTLSIILAGE from the coding sequence ATGAAAAACGATAACTTTCAATCATCCAAACCAGCCAACATATCTTTTCAAGAGCTAAGCAAAAATGTTCCTGACAGCAAAGTAATATCATTGCCTCAGCCAATTGCAGCCTATTATCATGCCTCAGATACTTATGACGCTGCCCTGCTCGCTGCCTGCTTTGCAGAGAATGCCATATTAGTTGACGAAGGAGAAGAATATCATGGTGCCAAAGCTGTCAGCGAGTATATTCTAAAGGCAAACAAGGATGCAAATGTTATGACCGATATCACTAACTGTGCAGAAAAAAACGGTATGACAGTTGTCACCGCCACCATCTCAGGAGATTTCGATGGCAGTCCAGTACCGCTTGATTTCTATTTTACTCTTGCTAATGATAAAATCAAAACCTTGAGTATCATATTGGCCGGTGAATAA
- a CDS encoding helix-turn-helix transcriptional regulator — protein sequence MQINRLFQIVYILLHKKTITAKELAERFEVSVRTIYRDIDTLSSAGIPIYASQGKGGGISLLDDYVLDKSVLSEREQNEILYALQGLSITQAPETDKVLAKLNSLFNKNRTNWIEVDFSPWGSDEKRASQFTIIKDAILSRRILEFNYYSSSGEKSFRIVEPVKLVFKVNAWYLQGFCLTKNTDRFFKITRMSDVVMTEELFSEKSLKESSDNNQIEKTQSWIEVRLKISAQGAYRVYDEFDENDIIKNKDDSFTITTSLPDNRWLIQYILSFGADIEVLAPQNIRDILRKELELIIRKY from the coding sequence ATGCAGATAAACAGATTGTTTCAAATCGTTTATATTTTACTTCATAAAAAAACGATAACCGCCAAAGAACTGGCAGAACGCTTTGAGGTATCGGTAAGAACAATTTACCGGGATATCGATACCTTATCTTCCGCAGGGATACCAATCTATGCGAGCCAGGGAAAAGGCGGCGGTATCTCATTGCTTGATGATTACGTTCTTGATAAATCCGTACTTTCCGAACGGGAACAAAACGAGATTCTATATGCACTGCAGGGACTCTCAATTACACAGGCTCCGGAGACAGATAAAGTTCTTGCCAAACTGAACAGTCTTTTTAACAAAAACCGGACAAATTGGATTGAAGTGGATTTCAGTCCATGGGGTAGTGATGAAAAAAGAGCATCCCAATTTACAATTATAAAAGATGCGATATTAAGCCGCCGAATCCTGGAATTCAATTATTATAGTTCTTCCGGTGAAAAAAGCTTCCGTATAGTAGAACCGGTTAAACTCGTGTTCAAAGTAAATGCCTGGTACCTGCAAGGGTTTTGTTTGACGAAAAACACAGATAGATTCTTTAAAATCACACGTATGTCTGATGTTGTGATGACGGAAGAGCTTTTCTCGGAAAAGTCTCTTAAGGAATCATCAGACAACAACCAGATAGAAAAAACACAGAGCTGGATTGAGGTACGCCTGAAGATATCTGCTCAAGGAGCATATCGGGTGTACGATGAATTTGACGAAAATGACATTATTAAAAATAAAGATGATTCCTTCACCATTACCACCTCTTTGCCGGATAATAGATGGTTGATTCAGTATATCCTTTCTTTTGGCGCTGATATTGAAGTGCTAGCTCCTCAGAATATACGCGATATCCTTCGGAAGGAATTAGAACTGATTATCAGAAAATATTAA
- a CDS encoding ABC transporter substrate-binding protein, with product MKKFISFLLVITLFTTLFVGCGKSENKANGNETKDSEAVSGKGSEGTSDEGSTGVKDYSKQEPYTVKLMLPGTAGTNDCEEVSALASEILKKKYNTTLEIVRVGFGTYAQQVNLMFSSGEKLDMLYNDRGSFTSAVSNGQIVEIGQYLDEYAPEMKAQISADDWACTTINGGIYAVPANKEKAVAWGFAFVKSVADELGIDYSKIKTEEDLVPLLEAVKEKYPDMYPVMSNGGSMNTMTMNDELGGDFGILENCTDPNNKTVVNWYETDTYRKIVERRYEWAQKGLIMPDAASNTEPWANMIASNKAFGRFTNVKPGIEAEMQKASGKEIVVLPMTDAYTTTNRLDILWYVAHNSEKPERTVQVMNEIYTNPELQNILTNGVEGKHYEYANAAKTMVRYPKGVDGTNTGYPSYPWAWLNEMITPVWEGADENLWKLTDEYNKTAIVSPAKGFGWNNENVINEVTACKNVQNKYANALECGSVDPAVALPQFIKDLKAAGVDNIIKEKQSQLDEWLAAKK from the coding sequence ATGAAAAAATTTATTTCGTTTTTGCTTGTCATTACTCTTTTTACCACATTGTTTGTTGGATGTGGAAAGAGTGAGAATAAAGCAAACGGCAATGAAACAAAGGATTCCGAAGCAGTATCAGGAAAGGGGTCAGAGGGTACTTCCGATGAAGGCAGTACAGGGGTGAAAGATTATAGCAAACAGGAACCTTATACCGTTAAACTCATGCTGCCCGGAACAGCTGGAACAAATGATTGTGAAGAAGTTTCCGCCTTGGCAAGTGAGATATTGAAAAAGAAGTACAATACGACCCTTGAAATAGTGCGTGTTGGATTTGGTACATATGCACAGCAGGTTAATCTTATGTTTTCTTCCGGTGAGAAACTGGATATGCTCTATAATGACAGGGGTAGTTTTACATCAGCTGTAAGTAATGGGCAAATTGTTGAAATCGGACAGTATCTGGATGAATATGCACCTGAAATGAAGGCACAGATCAGTGCAGACGATTGGGCTTGTACCACAATAAATGGCGGCATCTATGCAGTTCCTGCCAATAAAGAAAAAGCAGTAGCCTGGGGATTTGCTTTTGTAAAATCAGTAGCGGATGAATTAGGTATTGACTATTCCAAAATTAAAACAGAAGAAGACTTAGTACCGCTTTTAGAGGCAGTAAAAGAGAAATATCCGGATATGTACCCGGTAATGTCCAATGGCGGATCAATGAACACTATGACTATGAATGATGAATTAGGAGGCGATTTTGGTATATTAGAAAATTGCACAGATCCTAATAATAAAACAGTAGTAAACTGGTATGAAACAGATACCTATCGTAAAATCGTAGAGAGAAGATATGAATGGGCACAAAAAGGATTAATCATGCCGGATGCAGCCTCCAATACAGAACCTTGGGCCAATATGATTGCTTCAAATAAGGCATTTGGACGTTTTACCAATGTAAAACCCGGAATCGAAGCCGAAATGCAGAAGGCTTCTGGTAAAGAAATAGTAGTACTGCCAATGACAGATGCCTATACAACTACAAACAGACTTGATATTCTTTGGTATGTTGCTCATAATAGTGAAAAACCGGAAAGAACCGTACAGGTTATGAATGAAATTTATACAAACCCTGAATTACAGAATATTTTAACCAATGGTGTGGAAGGAAAACACTATGAGTATGCCAATGCAGCAAAGACCATGGTTCGTTATCCAAAAGGCGTTGATGGAACGAATACAGGATATCCCAGCTATCCTTGGGCATGGCTTAATGAAATGATTACTCCTGTTTGGGAAGGTGCCGACGAAAATCTTTGGAAATTAACAGATGAATATAATAAAACTGCAATTGTTTCACCGGCAAAAGGATTTGGCTGGAATAATGAAAATGTAATTAACGAAGTTACCGCATGTAAAAATGTTCAAAATAAATATGCGAATGCATTAGAATGCGGTTCGGTAGATCCTGCGGTGGCTTTACCTCAGTTCATTAAAGATTTAAAAGCTGCAGGTGTGGATAACATTATAAAGGAAAAGCAGAGCCAATTAGATGAATGGCTGGCTGCTAAGAAATAA
- a CDS encoding carbohydrate ABC transporter permease: protein MVERKISFQIMANIILIILAILCLLPFILLIVSSFTDELTLTHYGYRFFPKKLSLDAYRYLLVDSTTIIKSYIISFGVTIVGTLANVFLTVLFAYPLSRKDLPGRQIFSFFIFFTMLFNGGLVPSYIMWTQVFHIKNTWWAYIIPGLMMSAFYVIMMRTYFTTNIPEAVIEAARMDGATERHILTSIVLPMSIPIVATVTLLVGLSYWNDWINGLYYINKDTMYSIQSLLNKMLMDVQFLLSNAQSGASINQDIVLPSTGIKMAIAVMGAVPILMIYPFFQKYFIKGIIIGAVKG from the coding sequence ATGGTTGAAAGAAAAATAAGTTTTCAAATAATGGCAAATATAATTTTAATAATATTAGCAATATTATGTTTGCTGCCATTTATACTGCTGATTGTTTCTTCCTTTACTGACGAATTAACCTTAACTCATTATGGCTATAGATTTTTCCCCAAGAAACTGTCATTGGATGCATATAGATATCTGTTAGTGGATTCAACTACTATTATTAAATCTTATATTATATCCTTTGGCGTAACAATTGTGGGAACCCTTGCCAACGTATTCCTAACGGTTCTCTTTGCTTATCCCTTATCAAGAAAGGATTTGCCCGGACGGCAGATATTTTCGTTCTTTATATTCTTTACCATGTTATTTAATGGTGGTCTGGTACCTTCGTATATTATGTGGACACAGGTCTTTCATATCAAAAATACATGGTGGGCATATATTATTCCCGGTTTAATGATGAGCGCATTTTATGTTATAATGATGAGAACTTATTTTACAACGAATATACCGGAAGCAGTTATAGAAGCAGCGCGTATGGATGGGGCAACAGAGAGACACATTTTAACTAGTATTGTATTGCCGATGTCAATTCCAATTGTGGCAACTGTAACTTTATTAGTCGGCTTATCCTATTGGAATGATTGGATTAACGGTTTATATTATATCAATAAAGACACCATGTACAGTATTCAGTCGTTGCTGAATAAAATGCTGATGGATGTCCAGTTCCTGTTATCCAATGCCCAGAGCGGTGCCTCTATTAATCAGGATATTGTATTACCTTCAACAGGTATCAAAATGGCGATAGCTGTTATGGGTGCTGTACCTATTCTGATGATATATCCTTTCTTTCAAAAGTACTTTATAAAAGGCATCATTATTGGGGCAGTGAAAGGATAA
- a CDS encoding ADP-ribosylglycohydrolase family protein, translating to MILDEKYYSQLYGGWIGKVIGVIHGANIEGWPYERIKESFGNIEDYPVKFKNFCSDDDINGPLFYLRALEDYYKGSEISEQELADNMLNYVGDGHGFFWWGGYGVSTEHTAYENLLSGILAPDSGSIAQNGSATAEQIGGQIFSDCWGLVYPGRPGEAAAVAAKMASITHDRNGIYGARFIAACISQAFLTEDIDSIIEAGLSEIPKESEYARMAEQVIPVCKENNNDWEKSFLYVKEHFGYQHYEGSCHIIPNSAVILLALIHGQGDFSRTINIGNMCGWDTDCNVGNLGAILGVRNGIDGIDGKWLPQVHDFICASSSIGFLNIQTVSQVAAYCAKITSRIYDLKPDDIWKRIFEKEEGSYFHFEFPTAIHGMRARSHESKKILLSNTTEDAYQGKHSLKIVSPWTDNGDSFYLYYKPYYRPEEFDDSRYNPELSPTVYPGDRIRAYLKGEENGWQANRIKVVPYFKDRIKDQLVYLYEYEQMLSDQWEKIEFQLPKGHTEIIEEVGFYVVCLEGGIRETQFTEVLYLDEFEILHQADYEMELNRLPLEKWNPLHVQPAHFSYLRGMLRIETNGLAVSGSGKPAECYTGNINWKNYEFNVTLIPVKGVRHNVLFRVQGGIKNIAVGLAENNTVRLYRKEKEYQILEEVPFHWQHGVSYQFKIVVINKQIDIWVNDDNLFQKEIDSIYENGCIGFGNDMGSRTNYTHYSIKEC from the coding sequence ATGATATTAGATGAGAAGTATTATAGTCAATTGTACGGAGGCTGGATAGGAAAAGTAATCGGAGTCATTCATGGCGCCAATATTGAAGGCTGGCCCTATGAAAGAATTAAAGAGAGTTTTGGAAATATTGAAGATTATCCGGTGAAATTCAAAAATTTCTGTTCGGATGATGATATCAATGGACCTCTGTTTTATTTACGGGCTTTGGAGGATTATTATAAGGGGAGTGAGATATCGGAGCAGGAATTAGCAGATAATATGTTGAATTATGTAGGGGACGGACATGGCTTTTTCTGGTGGGGCGGTTATGGCGTTTCAACTGAGCATACTGCTTATGAGAATTTGCTATCCGGTATTCTAGCTCCGGATAGCGGCTCCATTGCTCAAAATGGTAGCGCTACGGCAGAACAGATCGGCGGCCAGATTTTTTCGGATTGCTGGGGTCTCGTATATCCCGGAAGACCGGGGGAAGCGGCTGCAGTGGCTGCAAAAATGGCATCCATAACTCATGATAGAAATGGAATATATGGAGCAAGATTCATAGCCGCTTGTATCTCACAGGCTTTTCTGACAGAAGATATTGATAGTATTATAGAAGCAGGTTTATCCGAGATACCAAAAGAGAGTGAATATGCAAGAATGGCAGAACAAGTAATCCCTGTATGTAAAGAAAATAATAACGATTGGGAAAAAAGTTTTCTATATGTAAAAGAACATTTTGGATACCAGCATTATGAAGGAAGCTGTCATATCATCCCGAATTCGGCAGTTATTCTTTTAGCGTTGATTCATGGGCAGGGGGATTTTAGTAGGACAATCAATATTGGGAATATGTGTGGATGGGATACCGACTGTAATGTGGGAAATCTGGGAGCCATCCTGGGTGTTCGCAATGGAATCGATGGCATTGATGGAAAATGGCTTCCGCAAGTCCATGATTTTATCTGTGCATCCAGCTCGATTGGTTTTTTAAATATACAGACAGTATCGCAGGTAGCTGCATACTGTGCAAAGATAACCAGCAGAATTTATGACTTGAAACCCGATGATATCTGGAAGAGAATATTCGAAAAGGAAGAAGGTTCTTATTTTCATTTCGAATTTCCAACAGCGATCCATGGAATGCGGGCAAGAAGCCATGAGAGTAAGAAAATACTTTTATCCAATACAACAGAAGATGCTTATCAAGGAAAGCATTCTCTTAAAATTGTATCACCTTGGACTGACAATGGAGATTCCTTTTATTTGTATTATAAACCGTATTACCGTCCGGAGGAATTTGATGACAGCCGGTATAACCCGGAACTTTCACCTACCGTATATCCGGGAGATAGAATAAGGGCTTATTTGAAAGGGGAGGAGAATGGATGGCAGGCAAACCGTATTAAGGTGGTTCCATACTTCAAAGACAGAATAAAAGATCAGTTGGTTTATTTATATGAATATGAACAAATGTTATCCGACCAGTGGGAAAAAATAGAGTTCCAATTACCAAAGGGACATACTGAAATTATAGAAGAAGTTGGCTTTTATGTTGTATGCTTAGAAGGCGGTATAAGAGAAACACAATTTACAGAAGTTCTCTATCTGGATGAGTTCGAAATCCTTCATCAAGCAGATTATGAAATGGAGTTAAATAGATTACCGTTGGAGAAATGGAATCCCTTACATGTGCAGCCTGCTCATTTTAGTTATCTCAGGGGAATGCTTCGTATTGAAACAAATGGACTTGCAGTCAGCGGCAGCGGAAAACCGGCAGAATGTTATACCGGCAATATCAACTGGAAAAATTACGAATTTAATGTTACGCTAATTCCGGTGAAAGGAGTAAGACATAATGTTTTATTCCGGGTACAGGGAGGAATTAAAAATATTGCAGTAGGATTAGCGGAGAATAACACAGTTAGATTATACAGAAAAGAGAAGGAATATCAGATTCTGGAGGAGGTTCCTTTTCATTGGCAGCATGGAGTTTCTTATCAGTTTAAAATTGTGGTAATAAATAAACAGATTGATATATGGGTCAATGATGACAATCTGTTTCAAAAGGAAATAGATTCTATTTATGAAAATGGCTGTATTGGATTTGGAAATGATATGGGAAGCCGAACCAACTACACTCATTATAGTATAAAGGAATGTTAA